From the genome of Xiphophorus couchianus chromosome 15, X_couchianus-1.0, whole genome shotgun sequence:
GACAGTGACAgtagcagcaccagcagcagcaacagtgaTACTAAAAGTATTTGGGGGCCTGTAGAATagaggtttatttatttgtctcttttttcagtttacAGTGATGTGAAGTTATAAACGTATTCATTGTAAATTTCAATATATACTATAATTGTCTTGGTATGTTGTGCATATATTATAGCATATGATTTTTATATCTGTCCTTTTATAGGTTTCCTGGAAGCAATAGTGATGTTGatcaaataaatactaaaattttgttttaccaCTTGCAAATGTAAtctaaatattgaataaatgaaattattcagtctcttttttataattaatttcatgcacatgtttatttaaaaattagacaTGAGAACAAATGTAAAGGGGTTTTAATGCAGATGTGTTATGGCCTACACAATTATAGGGACAGTTTTTGACTTGACAGTTGCCCAGTAGTCATCAACACCCAAGTGGAAGAAACTACAGtcattggtttaaaaaaaacaaaaaaacaaaacagaatgtctatgaaatttatttatttattttttccaggcacatttATGTGGTGAAATAAGTGCAGTAACACTTCATGCTTCTCTCTGTTGAAAATCTATATAGAGATGCTGAGGTAAATACTGGCGCAAACAGGCTTCCATAGTTCCTCACCTGCACAGGGAAAGAAAAGTATTTACTTGAAAGAGGATCCAGGGAGTTTAGAGCGCCCTCTATGCTCTGACGTGAGAAAAACGGCTCTGGTCAACTTCCGTTTCACTTTCTATTGACTGGAAAAGGGTGAGTATCAGGAGACACTAAAATGAGCGTAGACGTAGCAACATTATGTGATTTGTGGTTAAATAATTGACGCCTTAACCCGTTGTAGACATGATCTAAGCTTTACATATAGACGCCATACTACTCAGGATATTTAGGTGTGATTCAGTGATTTCTGACGTCTATTTGTTTCTTCTTGGCACTTTCGTTTTCACAGGCTCATATTATCTTGCTAAAGGATAACCGAGAAGACACacggaacaaaaataaatgactaagCTGTCCTCTGTTTTCATTCCCCTCCGATAAAATGAGCGGTTTGCTAAAGGAAATACAAACCTACAATGCAAACGCAGGGAGGACACTTGAAAGTAAGTAATTCATTTATCGGATCTACAACTAGACAGGCCTTTGCACTTCGTTTCTACAGGCTCAGTTGTTCAGTTGCTGTATTATCACTATTGTGCTACGTTTTAACTTATAACCCTTAAAACCATTTTTCAGGAGCAGATTTCCGCACAGACTCGGAGATCCAGTCTCTAACAAGGGAAGACCTGCATGAGCTTTTTCCCGGATCTGACAAGCTAAAGTTGAGGAGgaagatttttgaaataataaacaaacaggTGTATGCTCCCTATGCATTCACACAAACCTAGACGGATGCAGTGCATACTTACCTTTAGataaatttgctttttgttgtattttaatcaGAAGCCAATTGAGAAGATCCTGAAAGAGCTTAAAGGTTTCCTCCCAGATGATTCTATAAAGGGTATGtttctctttaatttatttttgaaaatgtattttaaaatgggGATATCTTCAGAAAAACATGATTGTGTCAACCTTGTACTCTGTTCAGATGCTCTAACCAGCAATGGGGTGTTGGTTGACTACCTCCACCTCATGAAGGACATGAAAGCTCAACTGAACAATGTGCAGAGTTTCCTTGAAGCACACATTTGTTTATTGGAGGACATCAAAGCTCAGCCAGAGCAGAAATATGATACAGGTTGAGTTTTCACATCATCTTAGTAAATCTTATAAGCATGCTTCATTGTATTGTAATTTCATTTATCacagtttgtttatgttgtttctaATAGCTTGACTTATTTTTACTAGAAGGGTTTTTAAACACATGGttaagagagaaaaatgcaTCTATTTTACTCCGCTTAGATTTCTTTTTGGTAAATACCAAAATTAGTACCTTTATCATAACACATTTTCCCACATATTATTCACAGCTAATGCTGGTTTCTGGTTcataaaaagctcaaaatatTTAGTGCTTTATCTTCATGTATCAACTTTAATCTATTGCCTTATACTTTGTATAGACAAAAGTAGTCAGATGCTTGTTTTTGCACACAGGACTGAAAACTGGAAGACAAAAgctgatgtttcattttaataaattcccTAATgattgattgttgttttttttagctactGAGTCATAGTTATGTTCAAGTTACACTTTATCCTTTGAtagtgaatactttttaatgttgagcaataaataaaatacagcataTGAACTGAGGTttacaatgacactgtttcataggtTCTGCTGCTAAGGCGCTGGCTGGTCCaacaagttcatgttttgtACCAAATGATACCACTTCACAAAAATCTCAAGGCAAGTTTCACTTTCTCTCTGATTTTTGCATTACTGACATTTAGCCTCTTTTGTAATATATTAGTtgtattaataattttgaaaagcTGAGCTCACTTTGAAGTAATTTTGAATGCtctcttaaaatgaaattaagcAATATCTTTAGAACCCTTAGGTAACTATTTATGCTAATCCATTCAATGCTAATCTTATGCTAATCTTTTCTCAGTGCAAGTAAACCAAAGTGTTGGGGTTTCCAGGTCAACAAGCTTTCACTCTTACGGTCGTTCCCAGGTTGCACAAGGTAAcaattctcatttttatttaatatctcttgagaaatgtttttatataacgGTGAAGTTATCCATAAGTAGTTTAACTCTGTGGCTGTAACTTCCTCCTTAGTGACTGTGAACTACAACATGGTGATTAGTGGTCGAACATTTGATGCCCATCATCAGATTCTGAGCCAAGTTAAGAGCTCAGCACAGCAGCTGAACTTGGTGGAGAGCCAGAGCAGTGAGGATTGCCAGATCGTGTTGGTCTTCTGTCCAATTGTTTCACGTACAGGAACAGATGTGGAAGCAGCCATGAAAATGGTTACAGGTAAGACAATGAGTTTTTCCAGACTTCTGTATTGATGATAAACTTCCATCCATTTGTTTCCAATCAGACATTTCTTGGCatgtacattttgaaatgagacatttttgggtttttaatttatcagtataaatgaacaaattatcATGTTAAGGTTACTTACCTTGCAACGGTTTTTCAAACCCtacaattttgcattttttctaaTAACCTTCTGCCCTTCACAGTGAGAtacaaattagcatttttttgtgtcccagggagaaatatttcattttccacttattgtgttttttgttcttttgtttgttttctcttttgttcttcTCAGGTGCCAAACCTGCCATTCTGGTCTTGATGCATCATGCTCATGAACCAAAACATGTTGCCACAATGGGAACCTGGGACTACAACCCTAAGATTGTGCagcatttcagtgttttctatCATGAGAGAGCAAATGGATTAATACgctgcaaagaaaataatgatgCCATCTCTGGAATACAGCAGGAATTATTAAAACACGGAGTACATACAGAGACAAGGGAATATCCAGCTAGTGAGAAAAAAGGCTCTGGTTTTTTTGACTATATTTTTCCAAGATAAGAACTCATAGCTTGCAACGGATGTGCCGATTGTGACAATTATAACAACTAATAGTCTAAAATGGTTAGcaagaaaaagtgaaatgattCAGATCTGCCTATCCGTATACATGTTAATTGTGGGTGGTTAAAGTCAAATCATTAACATTTATAGTTAATTCTTACATactttttgtctaaaataataaaataaattgttagaCTGCATTGTGGAGAGATAAGAAAACCTAATGTTTGTCTTTACTGTTTTGTCCAAATGCTTTACATAGCTGTGGCTTTAAACAGTGATTGTAATTCAACAAATAAACCACATGTTTCAAAATGGTTGtttcatgattattttttctataaTCATAATCAGGACTTatcaaattaagaaaacatttgataaCAAAGTACTTTTATATGTTGTCTTGAGTTTTGTTTAGAACAATCTGGACCACTGTGTAGACACAATTATTGCAAATGTATGTTGGTGTTCTATAACAAgttcaaaaacaacatttgaccAACAATGTAGTCAAGCAAACATAAAGATAAATGCGGAGGGAAAGTAACAGTCTGAATGTTAGTATAATGTtatgtgctttttaaaactgaGTGACTATAAAGAAGTGCAGCCAAAACAGCCCACTTAATTAAAATATGCTGTTggttactttttgttttttagtttacaTGGAAAGTGTATAAGCTTTTTCCAATGGTTTTGTTTATGCTAGAGTTTCACACACTAACCTTGATTTAGTGATTAATTACCCAATAAAAAGTCCAAGAGCTTATACTGCACCTGACAGCGTTCGGTTGAAATGAGTCAAAATGGATCTTATTTCGAAGGAACTTACTCTTACTTTGAAGAGATCAATCGGAAGTTGCCtgtgtttacaaaatgtttcatcCGGTTTGTGCTATCAGCTAGCACACCTGCTAAAGTTCTGTTATTTTCTCACTAGTCCGGACCATTTTCTACCGAGGCGCAACATCAACATGGCTTCTGTGACACCAGCATGATGTTGAGTtaattaaaatgtgactttatgtGCCGTAGTTAGAAGCAGAGCTCTTTACATTGTTAGCTCGTAGCTGTGTGGTAACAACAGATGTTCTGCagcattgatttatttcaacagGTGTTAGCTTTAAGAAAGCAACATTAGTGGggtgaattttctttttgtacgtATCCTAAATATTTTCCGCCTAGAAACGTTTatgttaaatatctaaatatcaTTGGTATCACGTATCTGGTTACCATGCGTAAACTTAGCAAGAGTTAAATGCTACTCTCTtacttgttgaaaaaaaaatatttaaaaaattgctagCCTGTCATGGTATTCGGCCGTGTGCTGTTGAGCCTCCGTTTGCACAGGTCGAAAAGTGTTTGCTCACAAAGACTGAATATTGTGAAGGAGCTCCGAGTTTGGAAGCTGCATTCAACGTTTACCAACAGCTGCAGTAAATTAGAAGCTCTTAAACCACCGGTACACGGATTCAGACCTCAGGTAAGAAAACAAGCTTCATCTGCCATCAGATgcgtaaataaaaatgaatgtatgAATAATTATACCATTTGTCTCTGTTTCAGATAACAGTCCAGTCCTGTGTCTGTTTACCAGCAGTGAATGTTATGCAGCCAGCCAGCATATCCTATGAAGGTCAGGGCAATGCTGTGACCTCTGGGGGTGAAGATGACGAGGAGGAGGGTTGTACAGGTGGGGCTGAAACCTTGGTTGAAGAGGAGAGCAGAATGCAACAAGATAAAATTAGTTTAACCAGTCAGGTTGATGCGATCAGCTTGGAGGTCCATGGAAGCACCGCAGGCGCAGAAACCTCTACAGGGTTAAGTAAGTGAGAGCGTACagattcaaataataataatatggtTTGTTATCGTGTTGTGGCTGAGCTCTCTGGTTGGGTGGTTTAACTCATTCAAATTTGCGGATGATATAGGATCATTGTATGAAActatgtatttttctattttgttttcaaattagaACCAGTGTTCTTTTTTGTACTTCCTCTGTGTGGTCAAGCAAAATGCAACAATACTTTTTAAAGGCTACGTGTTTTTATAATgcatttaatatgtttattatCTGCAGCTCCGGCAGtgtcaagtgaaaaaaaatcaaagaggaagatgaggagaGAGAGGCTAAAGCTGATGAGGAGGAAGCTAAAATCAGCTGAAGCTTCTGCCAACTTAATGTCAGAGCTTCCGTTTGCTCTGACCAGTCCCACCACATGGAAAGAGCTTGGCTGTATGTATACCTTAGCTTTTCTTCAACTATGTCAGTTTGACTACACTAACGTTTACCTGGCTGAATTAAAACCTGCTGGACCGCAGACTGCTTTCAGTTTAATGTAATCTCCTCATATGTGTCCCCACATAAGTTCCCAcgccagagacatctgagaaaaagaggaagagaaaaagaggagacATAGGGGGCAGAATG
Proteins encoded in this window:
- the LOC114159147 gene encoding uncharacterized protein LOC114159147; translated protein: MSGLLKEIQTYNANAGRTLERADFRTDSEIQSLTREDLHELFPGSDKLKLRRKIFEIINKQKPIEKILKELKGFLPDDSIKDALTSNGVLVDYLHLMKDMKAQLNNVQSFLEAHICLLEDIKAQPEQKYDTGSAAKALAGPTSSCFVPNDTTSQKSQVQVNQSVGVSRSTSFHSYGRSQVAQVTVNYNMVISGRTFDAHHQILSQVKSSAQQLNLVESQSSEDCQIVLVFCPIVSRTGTDVEAAMKMVTGAKPAILVLMHHAHEPKHVATMGTWDYNPKIVQHFSVFYHERANGLIRCKENNDAISGIQQELLKHGVHTETREYPASEKKGSGFFDYIFPR